The proteins below are encoded in one region of Pseudoduganella armeniaca:
- a CDS encoding pectinesterase family protein, producing the protein MRRGPVWDPSDGATGNWNAAFDAIGVSGSDHVWVDHVSFTDTPLTDEFLPIENGHVRQCHDGALDITNGSDYVTVSYNLFEQHNKNNLVGGSDSASGDEGRLRVTFSNNVFRDVASRAPRVRYGQVHLFNNYFAGSKTHPVYPVSYSVGVAHAAKILAQNNVFEVAGAHACADVVKDFGGAIPGAFRDSGSLLNGAPLGACGVSASVTWTPPYPFSVRPPSLVKANALAQAGGGKLQTAVTGTGSTTIDTGPVGACPPSGLYFCDDFQAGTAAQWDLLPLPGPNGAFRVQDEVAGSANKVLQYTAASSGGVLALLKPGALATVPAGDYYVEARIRPLTNGTTGNKQLYLVTRYVDANNWYGAGLNVQSSTASTQVEIAQMLAGSLSRPKQVKKPIAQDGPFYTVRFELAGSTLTVYLDGENLGSITDEAFAARGLVGLYTANKSFQIDDVRIGDPARKPAQLMLDPAVTSIEAEAGDAPYRLAVSAVAPDGGADSFTVASSDPAVAGVTLDGNAVAIAPLAAGSAEIVLRSGSGPALARTIAVSVAPGFVQPTQTYGLERATYPAPAGGVEPVDTPLRLTFDTPPTLGSGSVRVYRKVDDALVDVVRTSGETDVLGYPGQQQVRKVKTAPIRIDGNTATIHLHGNKLAYGTEYYVAVADGVFTNTKLGGVPFTGIGKAANWTFTTRAAAPDGTTFVVDDDGSAHFRTVQGALNHAMRHVPKATPVTIGVRNGRYDELLYLRDKDNVSIVGESRDGVVIRYTNNETLNPGTGASQAPAGSGTNGGRALLLVEGVDMLRLQRLTLHNTTLRGAGVSGQAETLYFNSDGGRLVAQDAAFLSEQDTLNLKGWSWFHRSLVAGNVDFIWGGSRAALFEDSEIRSLGDTASASSGGYVLQARVPAATDKGFVFLNSRLTHGPGPGPRHGDVPAGATYLARSPGGTASWDNIAFVNCRMDRHVAAVGWAGLGVNGQPAPNPAAPNAASGWREYGTMDLAGNPLDLSTRVGGYQLRAHEVAGFATRAQVFAAYGGGAGWEPQP; encoded by the coding sequence CTGCGACGTGGGCCGGTCTGGGACCCGAGCGACGGCGCCACCGGCAACTGGAACGCGGCGTTCGACGCCATCGGCGTCTCCGGCTCGGACCACGTCTGGGTCGATCACGTCAGCTTCACCGACACGCCGCTGACGGACGAGTTCCTGCCCATCGAAAACGGCCACGTGCGCCAGTGCCACGACGGCGCGCTGGACATCACCAACGGCTCGGACTACGTGACGGTGTCGTACAACCTGTTCGAGCAGCACAACAAGAACAACCTGGTCGGCGGCAGCGACAGCGCCAGCGGCGACGAAGGCCGCCTGCGCGTCACCTTCAGCAACAACGTGTTTCGCGACGTGGCCAGCCGCGCGCCACGCGTGCGCTATGGCCAGGTCCACCTGTTCAACAACTACTTCGCCGGTTCGAAGACCCATCCCGTCTACCCGGTCTCGTACAGCGTCGGCGTGGCCCATGCGGCGAAAATCCTGGCCCAGAACAATGTGTTCGAGGTGGCCGGGGCGCATGCCTGCGCCGACGTGGTGAAGGACTTCGGCGGCGCCATCCCGGGTGCGTTCCGCGACAGCGGCTCGCTGCTGAACGGCGCCCCGCTGGGCGCTTGCGGCGTGTCGGCCAGCGTGACCTGGACGCCGCCGTATCCGTTCAGCGTCCGGCCGCCCAGCCTCGTCAAGGCCAACGCGCTGGCGCAGGCGGGCGGCGGCAAGCTGCAGACGGCCGTGACGGGCACGGGCAGCACGACGATCGACACCGGTCCCGTCGGCGCCTGTCCGCCATCCGGCCTGTACTTCTGCGACGACTTCCAGGCCGGCACGGCGGCGCAATGGGACCTGCTGCCCTTGCCCGGACCGAACGGCGCCTTCCGGGTGCAGGACGAGGTGGCCGGCAGCGCCAACAAGGTGCTGCAGTACACCGCGGCCAGCAGCGGTGGCGTGCTCGCGCTGCTGAAACCGGGTGCGCTGGCCACCGTGCCGGCGGGCGACTACTACGTCGAGGCGCGCATCCGGCCACTGACCAATGGCACGACCGGCAACAAGCAGCTGTACCTGGTCACGCGCTACGTCGATGCGAACAACTGGTACGGCGCCGGCCTGAACGTGCAGAGCAGCACTGCCAGCACGCAGGTCGAGATCGCGCAGATGCTGGCAGGGAGCTTGAGCCGGCCGAAGCAGGTGAAAAAGCCGATCGCGCAGGACGGCCCGTTCTACACCGTGCGCTTCGAACTGGCCGGCAGCACGCTGACGGTGTACCTGGATGGCGAAAACCTCGGCTCGATCACGGACGAGGCCTTCGCGGCACGCGGTCTGGTGGGCCTGTACACCGCCAATAAATCGTTCCAGATCGACGACGTGCGCATCGGCGACCCCGCCCGCAAGCCCGCCCAGCTGATGCTCGATCCGGCCGTCACCAGCATCGAGGCCGAGGCGGGCGATGCGCCTTACCGGCTGGCGGTCAGCGCGGTCGCGCCGGACGGCGGCGCCGACAGCTTCACGGTCGCCTCCAGCGATCCGGCGGTGGCAGGCGTCACGCTGGACGGCAACGCGGTCGCGATCGCGCCGCTGGCCGCGGGCAGCGCGGAGATCGTACTGCGCTCGGGCTCCGGCCCGGCGCTGGCGCGCACCATCGCCGTCAGCGTGGCCCCGGGCTTCGTGCAGCCCACGCAAACCTATGGCCTGGAACGTGCCACCTATCCGGCGCCGGCGGGCGGCGTGGAACCGGTCGACACGCCGCTGCGGCTGACGTTCGACACACCACCAACGCTGGGCAGCGGCAGCGTGCGCGTGTACCGCAAGGTCGATGATGCGCTGGTTGACGTGGTGCGCACCAGTGGCGAGACCGACGTGCTGGGCTACCCGGGCCAGCAGCAGGTCCGCAAGGTCAAAACGGCGCCGATCCGCATCGACGGCAACACGGCAACCATTCACCTGCACGGCAACAAGCTGGCCTACGGCACCGAGTACTACGTGGCGGTCGCCGACGGCGTGTTCACCAACACGAAGCTGGGCGGCGTGCCGTTCACCGGCATCGGCAAGGCGGCCAACTGGACGTTCACGACCCGGGCGGCCGCGCCCGACGGCACCACCTTCGTGGTGGACGACGACGGCAGCGCCCACTTCCGCACTGTGCAGGGCGCGCTGAACCACGCGATGCGCCACGTGCCGAAAGCCACGCCGGTCACGATCGGCGTGCGCAACGGCAGGTACGACGAGCTGCTGTACCTGCGCGACAAGGACAACGTCAGCATCGTCGGCGAAAGCCGCGACGGCGTGGTGATCCGCTACACCAACAACGAGACGCTGAACCCCGGCACGGGTGCCAGCCAGGCGCCGGCCGGCAGCGGCACCAACGGCGGCCGCGCGCTGCTGCTGGTGGAGGGCGTGGACATGTTGCGGCTGCAAAGACTCACGTTGCACAACACGACGCTGCGTGGCGCCGGCGTTTCCGGCCAGGCCGAGACGCTGTACTTCAACAGCGACGGCGGCCGGCTGGTCGCGCAGGACGCCGCCTTCCTCAGCGAGCAGGACACGCTGAACCTGAAAGGCTGGTCCTGGTTCCATCGGTCGCTGGTGGCGGGCAACGTCGACTTCATCTGGGGCGGCAGCCGCGCCGCGCTGTTCGAGGACAGCGAAATCCGCTCGCTGGGCGACACGGCCAGCGCGAGCAGCGGCGGCTACGTGCTGCAGGCGCGCGTGCCGGCCGCGACCGACAAGGGCTTCGTGTTCCTGAACAGCCGCCTGACGCACGGGCCGGGACCGGGCCCGCGCCACGGCGACGTGCCGGCCGGCGCCACGTACCTCGCGCGCAGCCCGGGCGGCACGGCCAGCTGGGACAATATCGCCTTCGTCAACTGCCGCATGGACCGGCACGTGGCCGCGGTGGGCTGGGCCGGGCTGGGCGTGAACGGCCAGCCGGCGCCGAATCCCGCGGCGCCGAACGCCGCCTCGGGCTGGCGCGAATACGGCACGATGGACCTGGCCGGCAATCCGCTCGACCTGTCGACTCGGGTGGGCGGCTACCAGTTGCGCGCCCACGAAGTGGCGGGCTTCGCCACGCGTGCGCAGGTGTTCGCGGCATATGGCGGCGGCGCCGGTTGGGAGCCGCAGCCCTGA
- a CDS encoding TetR/AcrR family transcriptional regulator gives MTGKPRSQPAVASAVVRRRADAVENRDRLLDAAEAVFLAEGIDAPLDAVAQRAGIGRATLFRHFADRHALIAGLQQRTLAAIEAEALRAPGDPYALVRLLRFLAQHLVARAPLTEYWQAFDHDSAEFQAAQARFVAAFEPPVAWARAAGTCRPDFQAADVVLLAALLGGALYARVPERRRALAARAWQLVVEVAQLREPRAE, from the coding sequence ATGACCGGGAAACCGCGTTCCCAACCTGCCGTCGCCAGTGCCGTCGTACGCCGCCGCGCCGACGCGGTGGAGAACCGCGACCGCCTGCTCGATGCCGCCGAAGCCGTATTCCTGGCAGAGGGTATCGACGCGCCGCTCGACGCGGTGGCGCAGCGGGCCGGCATCGGCCGCGCCACGCTGTTCCGGCATTTCGCCGACCGCCATGCGCTGATCGCGGGCCTGCAGCAACGCACGCTGGCCGCGATCGAGGCCGAGGCGCTGCGTGCGCCCGGCGATCCGTACGCGCTGGTACGCCTGCTGCGCTTCCTGGCCCAGCATCTGGTGGCGCGCGCGCCGTTGACCGAATACTGGCAGGCGTTCGACCATGACAGCGCCGAGTTCCAGGCCGCCCAGGCCCGCTTCGTGGCTGCCTTCGAGCCGCCGGTCGCATGGGCGCGCGCCGCCGGAACCTGCCGGCCCGACTTCCAGGCGGCCGATGTGGTGCTGCTGGCGGCGTTGCTGGGCGGTGCGCTGTATGCGCGCGTGCCGGAGCGCCGCCGCGCGCTGGCCGCGCGCGCCTGGCAACTGGTGGTGGAGGTGGCGCAGCTGCGCGAGCCACGCGCCGAGTAG
- a CDS encoding MBL fold metallo-hydrolase yields MTQPALTIARILHAGYVFECAGTRIAFDPVFENPFSRNCHAFPDVRFDVAAIRQQRFDAVFISHFHDDHCSFDSLDLLERSTPLYIYCVFDELFEMVKQLGFTRVTPLRLNEAVQVGPLRVTPREAMDAEVDSMFQAQAAGLNVLNVVDSWIDDATLAQLVAQGPWDMVLWPFQTMREIEVLAPTRALAAPPALPEHWCGQLQALAPRYVVPSSCQFRLEPWSWYNRAFFPISYALFAREVAAALPRAQVVRLDPGVAVRLDGTSLLPAPRLAWVEPVGPQDVDYAYEGNAAPPPTAQIARQFAALTPLQQARVMHFCLTELPARYAGTEVAGDYFDVPRVWQLTLYDAAGTPTQLRYRLAPGEPAALDAAAAPVGWSTEVPAAKLYAALEEGEALTSMYLRINDMVFDGVTERALADADVVDDPLIRCLFGESFGAYQAAQLRRLLLVR; encoded by the coding sequence ATGACCCAGCCAGCCCTGACCATCGCCCGCATCCTGCACGCCGGCTACGTATTCGAATGCGCCGGCACGCGCATCGCCTTCGACCCCGTCTTCGAAAACCCGTTCAGCCGCAACTGCCATGCGTTCCCGGACGTGCGCTTCGACGTCGCGGCGATCCGCCAACAGCGTTTCGACGCCGTCTTCATCTCGCACTTCCACGACGATCACTGTTCGTTCGACAGCCTGGACCTGCTGGAGCGCAGCACGCCCCTGTACATCTATTGCGTATTCGACGAGCTGTTCGAGATGGTGAAACAGCTGGGGTTCACGCGGGTGACGCCGTTGCGGCTGAACGAGGCGGTGCAGGTCGGGCCGCTGCGCGTGACGCCGCGCGAGGCGATGGATGCGGAAGTCGATTCGATGTTTCAGGCCCAGGCGGCCGGCTTGAACGTGCTGAACGTCGTCGATTCCTGGATCGACGACGCTACCCTGGCCCAGCTGGTCGCACAGGGCCCGTGGGACATGGTGCTGTGGCCGTTCCAGACCATGCGCGAGATCGAGGTGCTGGCGCCGACGCGCGCCCTCGCGGCGCCGCCGGCGCTGCCGGAACACTGGTGCGGGCAATTGCAGGCGCTGGCGCCGCGCTACGTGGTGCCCAGTTCCTGCCAGTTCCGCCTGGAGCCATGGTCCTGGTACAACCGCGCGTTCTTCCCCATCTCGTATGCGCTGTTCGCGCGCGAGGTGGCGGCGGCGCTGCCGCGGGCGCAGGTGGTGCGCCTCGATCCGGGCGTGGCGGTGCGGCTCGATGGCACGTCGTTGCTGCCCGCGCCGCGGCTGGCGTGGGTGGAGCCGGTCGGGCCGCAGGACGTGGACTACGCCTACGAGGGCAATGCCGCGCCGCCGCCGACGGCGCAGATAGCGCGTCAGTTCGCGGCGCTGACGCCGCTGCAGCAGGCCCGCGTCATGCATTTCTGCCTGACCGAACTGCCGGCGCGCTACGCCGGCACGGAAGTGGCGGGCGATTATTTCGACGTGCCGCGCGTGTGGCAGTTGACGCTGTACGACGCCGCGGGCACGCCGACCCAGTTGCGCTACCGCCTGGCCCCCGGCGAGCCGGCCGCGCTCGACGCGGCCGCGGCGCCGGTCGGCTGGAGTACCGAAGTGCCGGCGGCCAAGCTGTACGCGGCGCTGGAGGAAGGAGAAGCCTTGACGTCGATGTACCTGCGCATCAACGACATGGTGTTCGATGGCGTCACCGAACGGGCGCTGGCGGACGCCGACGTGGTGGACGATCCGCTGATCCGCTGCCTGTTCGGCGAGTCGTTCGGTGCCTACCAGGCGGCGCAGCTGCGCCGCCTGCTGCTGGTCCGCTGA
- a CDS encoding PEP-CTERM sorting domain-containing protein (PEP-CTERM proteins occur, often in large numbers, in the proteomes of bacteria that also encode an exosortase, a predicted intramembrane cysteine proteinase. The presence of a PEP-CTERM domain at a protein's C-terminus predicts cleavage within the sorting domain, followed by covalent anchoring to some some component of the (usually Gram-negative) cell surface. Many PEP-CTERM proteins exhibit an unusual sequence composition that includes large numbers of potential glycosylation sites. Expression of one such protein has been shown restore the ability of a bacterium to form floc, a type of biofilm.) yields the protein MTPKHLAGVLALCAATIASNATHAVPIALRDAVITATYNGSAASMLGLDHDFAAVAGSNTTRLDATDSGVEFLTGDYLFGIDFSPAGALTVIANGAIPTGAYSMRFDFGTSLASAIGAVTFTDARGASGIPVATLIDSHTFALDLSAVEWSEFGSITAEISAAAPVPEPATPALLLAGLAGLLATRARSLRHAEGG from the coding sequence TTGACACCCAAACACCTCGCAGGTGTGTTGGCGCTATGCGCCGCCACCATCGCCAGTAACGCTACCCATGCGGTGCCCATCGCCTTGCGTGACGCCGTCATCACCGCCACCTACAACGGCAGCGCCGCCAGCATGCTGGGCCTGGACCATGACTTCGCCGCCGTAGCAGGGTCGAACACGACCCGGCTCGATGCCACCGACAGCGGCGTCGAGTTCCTGACCGGCGACTACCTGTTCGGCATCGATTTTTCCCCAGCCGGCGCGCTGACCGTGATCGCCAATGGCGCCATCCCGACCGGCGCCTACAGCATGCGCTTCGATTTCGGCACCAGCCTGGCCAGCGCCATCGGCGCCGTCACCTTCACGGACGCGCGCGGCGCCAGCGGAATACCCGTGGCCACGCTGATCGACAGCCACACGTTCGCGCTCGACCTGTCGGCCGTCGAATGGAGCGAGTTCGGCTCGATCACGGCCGAGATCAGCGCCGCCGCCCCGGTGCCGGAACCGGCCACGCCCGCACTGCTGCTGGCCGGCCTGGCTGGATTGCTGGCGACGCGCGCGCGCAGCCTGCGACACGCCGAGGGAGGCTGA
- a CDS encoding SDR family oxidoreductase: MKRTTKRIVITGASSGIGAATAIAFARQGCQLVLGARGREGLEDVASQCRAAGGEAHIGIVDVTDAGAVARFAAEARAALGGIDLWFSDVGIGVVGKYLDVPIADHRRVIEANLIGHMNDAHAVLPIFQQQGHGIWVNMISIGGFITSPYAAAYAASKFGLRGFSAALRGELRDWPDIHVCDVYPTFVDTPAIYHAGNYTGARLRFPPGALAPEKVADAVVKLARRPRDTTVLGAPESALRLGEFANPVAASLMNRFMDAWSKKAAPARPTTGTMYVPPAAASGIRSGNGSERQRGRQGGDTVLVLGAALAAAALGMRLARRDG, encoded by the coding sequence ATGAAGCGAACCACAAAACGTATCGTCATCACCGGCGCCTCCAGCGGCATCGGCGCCGCCACCGCCATCGCCTTTGCCCGCCAGGGCTGCCAGCTGGTCCTGGGCGCGCGCGGCCGCGAGGGGCTGGAGGACGTCGCCAGCCAATGCCGCGCGGCGGGCGGCGAGGCCCACATCGGCATCGTCGACGTCACGGATGCGGGCGCCGTCGCGCGCTTCGCGGCCGAGGCGCGCGCCGCGCTGGGCGGCATCGACCTGTGGTTCAGCGACGTCGGCATCGGCGTGGTCGGCAAATACCTGGACGTGCCGATCGCCGACCACCGGCGCGTGATCGAGGCCAACCTGATCGGCCACATGAACGACGCCCACGCCGTGCTGCCGATCTTCCAGCAGCAGGGCCACGGCATCTGGGTCAACATGATATCCATCGGCGGCTTCATCACCTCGCCATATGCGGCCGCTTACGCCGCCAGCAAGTTCGGCCTGCGCGGCTTCAGCGCGGCGCTGCGCGGCGAACTGCGCGACTGGCCGGACATCCACGTTTGCGACGTCTACCCCACCTTCGTCGACACGCCGGCGATCTACCATGCCGGCAACTACACGGGGGCGCGGCTGAGGTTCCCGCCCGGCGCGCTGGCGCCGGAGAAGGTGGCGGACGCCGTCGTCAAGCTGGCGCGACGCCCGCGCGACACCACCGTGCTGGGCGCACCGGAAAGCGCGCTGCGGCTGGGCGAATTCGCCAATCCCGTTGCCGCTTCGCTGATGAACCGTTTCATGGACGCCTGGTCGAAAAAGGCCGCGCCGGCGCGGCCCACCACGGGCACCATGTACGTGCCGCCCGCCGCTGCCAGCGGCATCCGCAGCGGCAACGGCAGCGAACGGCAGCGCGGGCGCCAGGGCGGCGACACCGTCCTGGTGCTGGGCGCCGCGCTGGCCGCCGCGGCCCTCGGCATGCGCCTGGCGCGCCGCGACGGCTGA
- a CDS encoding glucan 1,4-alpha-maltotetraohydrolase domain-containing protein, translated as MKKRILAAALAAGALAAASNASAATPTQQAGASKAILLQGFHWQSASAANPNWYNRLRGNATDLAALGITHVWFPPPSDSAAPEGYLPRRLDVLDSSYGSSGDLYEAVRALKEQGIQSVADIVVNHRVGTKSWADFTSPSWSTYTVVNGDECNCGMGNGDTGTGFSAGRDLDHTNVGETQNGIKHWLNYTIKPVGFTGLRFDYVRGFGAGYAGQYANAFAPDFCVGEVWPDFDLNNLNANRQMIMDWINGTGNVCGAFDFTTKGILNDALANGNYWRLKATDGKPQGAIGWWPAMSVTFVDNHDTGPAASCGSGQNLWAAPCGSVMQGYAYILTHPGIPTVFYPHVYDWGLKSQIGALIKARKAAGVTSTSPVAIQQATQGLYAAIVTGGTRQLAMKIGPNSWSPGTGWTLQTSGTNYAVWIK; from the coding sequence ATGAAAAAACGCATCTTGGCCGCCGCCCTGGCGGCTGGGGCGCTTGCCGCCGCTTCGAACGCAAGTGCCGCCACCCCCACCCAGCAAGCCGGCGCCAGCAAGGCCATCCTGCTGCAGGGCTTCCACTGGCAGTCCGCCAGCGCCGCCAATCCGAACTGGTATAACCGGCTGCGCGGCAACGCCACCGACCTGGCGGCACTGGGCATCACGCACGTCTGGTTCCCGCCGCCCTCGGACTCGGCGGCGCCGGAAGGCTACCTGCCGCGCCGCCTCGACGTGCTCGACTCGAGCTACGGCAGTTCGGGCGACCTGTACGAAGCCGTGCGCGCGCTGAAGGAGCAGGGCATCCAGTCGGTGGCCGACATCGTCGTCAACCACCGGGTCGGCACCAAGAGCTGGGCCGATTTCACCAGCCCGAGCTGGAGTACCTACACGGTCGTGAACGGCGACGAATGCAACTGCGGCATGGGCAATGGCGACACCGGTACCGGCTTCTCCGCCGGGCGCGACCTCGATCACACCAACGTGGGCGAAACGCAGAACGGCATCAAGCACTGGCTGAACTACACGATCAAGCCGGTCGGCTTCACCGGCCTGCGCTTCGACTACGTGCGCGGCTTCGGCGCCGGCTATGCGGGCCAGTATGCGAACGCCTTCGCGCCCGACTTCTGCGTGGGCGAAGTGTGGCCGGATTTCGACCTGAACAACCTGAACGCCAACCGCCAGATGATCATGGACTGGATCAACGGCACCGGCAATGTCTGCGGCGCCTTCGACTTCACGACCAAGGGCATCCTGAACGACGCCCTCGCCAACGGCAACTACTGGCGCCTGAAGGCCACCGACGGCAAGCCGCAGGGCGCCATCGGCTGGTGGCCGGCGATGTCGGTGACGTTTGTCGATAACCACGATACCGGTCCGGCCGCGAGCTGCGGCAGCGGCCAGAACCTGTGGGCCGCGCCGTGCGGCAGCGTGATGCAGGGCTATGCCTACATCCTGACCCACCCGGGTATACCGACGGTGTTCTATCCGCACGTGTACGACTGGGGCCTGAAGTCGCAGATCGGCGCGTTGATCAAGGCGCGTAAGGCGGCCGGCGTCACCTCCACGTCGCCCGTCGCGATTCAGCAGGCCACGCAGGGGCTGTACGCGGCGATCGTCACGGGCGGCACGCGCCAGCTGGCGATGAAGATCGGCCCGAACAGCTGGAGCCCGGGCACCGGCTGGACCTTGCAGACCTCGGGCACCAATTACGCGGTCTGGATCAAGTAA